In Streptomyces nodosus, one DNA window encodes the following:
- a CDS encoding FtsK/SpoIIIE domain-containing protein: MSTTVVVDTEPSAQAGRLAAELARAVGHAEADGTGAPELALYIGSTPVDPQATLRAAGVRDGMDLGLGTPVPQEPEAEGHSEVRVVSGPGAGTVFRLVPGDYDIGSGPSCRIRLAGTAPALAARVRVRLDGSAELLRTDMALLDGRSATAPSPWQEGSQLAVGDILLELTSRQDSRAPLTPAQDGLGLEFNRPPRFLPSAAGSKFRLPTPPVKPDKRPIPLLPILLLPAGSALIAIFVTQRWSFVFIALLSPIAALVTQFGGRKQAMLKYLEKKEEYEQTLARVRADVDRAVLEEQHNLRLSLPDPAALLQMAAQPSERLWERRWLDPDFLSVRVGTTDLPSSSSVDDPTQDEHRRTTVPQLNQVPVATSLRRVGVAGVAGPGAARLAGWMTAQAAALHSPSDLRIVVLAGPDGERDWSWTRWLPHTQAQGEDAYALLGSTADSLARRIGELGQIVASRIGAGPDLTRGGANGYPDILVVLEQARRARSLPGVIALLRDGPSVGVHTLCIDREERLLPEECGAVVVTEAGAGTASKVRTGAGAALEGVRTDSPEAGWYEHFGRALAPLRGVGDSDESTLPGSVRLLDLLGVEPPTAEAVTAGWSLGGRSTKAVLGTGYDGPFAVDLVRDGPHALIAGTTGSGKSELLQTLVATLAVVNRPDEMTFVLVDYKGGSAFAECADLPHTVGLVTDLDTHLVERALVSLGAELRRRETQLAQAGAKDIEDYLDKRSRGGDVLPPLPRLMLVIDEFASMVRELPDFISGLVNIAQRGRSLGIHLVLATQRPGGAVTPDIRANTNLRIALRTTDTTESRDIIDAPDSGEISPATPGRAYARLGPSALLPFQSGRVGGRRPGGDPADGTRTVIRAEAVSWQEIGGPLPRGGARGGARPAQTEAVTDLAVLTGAVAQAARLSGIPRQTSPWLPPLPGLLVRTPETAPEPAADRAAALPAVEYGMVDLPAQQTRAPLVFDLDRSGHLHIIGSPRSGRSQTLRTLAAALAEAHGADDVHLYGIDCGNGALNALTSLPHCGAVVDRNQTERLGRLLERLNSELTARQSILGARGTADLTELRSAQKPGERLPHIVLMVDRFEVFEREFAAYDNGSYMERLVRLLRDGAGVGVHVVLAGDRVLGGSRFSGTTEDKIVLRLNDRQDYSTVGIPTKSAPSDPLPGRGIRTQDLSEVQIAVLGEDLAGTAQAQALTDLGRRLGERESAVPAQRLPLRLDVLPDRIGYADALTLHTHGGPMRPLVAVGGDTLTSLGPDLADVPTFVIAGPPRTGRSSALLTAAHSLLAAGAGLIVLAPRRSPLRLLQGRPGVAALFTDAEVPVNDFRQALGNVPEENGVIVVDDAELFMGAEIDSDLALLARGGAGTGWGVLAAGNAESLSLSLAGWMGQVKRNRTGMLLSPQGLSDGEVIGVKLTRGVVGQAPQPGRGLLHLGDGTLRTVQVPLPETEL; this comes from the coding sequence GTGTCCACCACCGTCGTCGTCGACACCGAGCCTTCCGCGCAGGCGGGCAGGCTCGCGGCCGAGCTGGCCCGTGCCGTCGGCCATGCGGAGGCCGACGGCACGGGGGCGCCGGAGCTCGCTCTCTACATCGGCTCCACGCCCGTCGACCCGCAGGCCACCCTCCGGGCGGCCGGTGTGCGGGACGGCATGGACCTCGGGCTCGGCACCCCCGTCCCCCAGGAGCCCGAGGCCGAGGGCCACAGCGAGGTCCGGGTGGTCTCGGGTCCGGGGGCGGGGACCGTCTTCCGTCTGGTGCCCGGCGACTACGACATCGGCAGCGGCCCGTCCTGCCGGATCCGGCTGGCCGGGACGGCGCCCGCGCTCGCGGCCCGGGTACGGGTCCGGCTCGACGGGAGCGCCGAGCTGCTCAGGACCGATATGGCACTCCTCGACGGCAGGAGCGCCACGGCCCCCTCCCCGTGGCAGGAGGGCAGTCAGCTCGCCGTCGGCGACATCCTGCTGGAGCTGACCTCACGTCAGGACTCCCGGGCGCCGCTGACGCCGGCCCAGGACGGACTGGGCCTGGAGTTCAACCGGCCGCCGCGCTTCCTGCCGTCGGCGGCCGGATCGAAGTTCCGGCTGCCGACCCCACCGGTGAAGCCGGACAAGCGGCCCATCCCGCTGCTGCCGATCCTGCTGCTTCCGGCGGGCAGCGCCCTGATCGCCATCTTTGTCACCCAGCGCTGGTCCTTCGTCTTCATCGCCCTGCTCTCGCCGATCGCCGCGCTGGTCACCCAGTTCGGCGGCCGTAAGCAGGCGATGCTCAAGTACCTGGAGAAGAAGGAGGAGTACGAGCAGACGCTGGCGCGGGTGCGCGCGGACGTCGACCGGGCCGTCCTCGAGGAACAGCACAATCTGCGCCTGTCCCTGCCGGACCCCGCCGCCCTGCTCCAGATGGCCGCCCAGCCCTCGGAACGGCTGTGGGAGCGCCGCTGGCTGGACCCCGACTTCCTGTCCGTACGGGTCGGCACGACCGATCTTCCCTCCTCGTCGAGCGTCGACGATCCCACGCAGGACGAGCACCGGCGCACCACCGTGCCGCAGCTGAACCAGGTGCCCGTCGCCACCTCGCTGCGCCGCGTCGGCGTGGCGGGGGTCGCCGGCCCGGGAGCGGCCCGGCTGGCCGGGTGGATGACGGCCCAGGCCGCCGCCCTGCACAGCCCCTCCGATCTGCGGATCGTGGTGCTCGCGGGACCGGACGGCGAGCGGGACTGGTCCTGGACGCGCTGGCTGCCGCACACCCAGGCGCAGGGGGAGGACGCCTATGCCCTGCTGGGCAGCACCGCAGACTCCCTGGCCCGGCGCATCGGCGAGCTGGGGCAGATCGTCGCGTCCCGTATCGGGGCCGGACCCGATCTCACCCGGGGCGGCGCCAACGGCTACCCGGACATTCTGGTCGTCCTGGAGCAGGCCCGCCGCGCGCGTTCCCTGCCCGGTGTCATCGCCCTGCTGCGCGACGGGCCGTCGGTGGGCGTCCACACCCTCTGCATCGACCGCGAGGAACGGCTGCTGCCCGAGGAGTGCGGCGCGGTCGTGGTCACGGAGGCGGGCGCCGGCACGGCCTCCAAGGTGCGCACCGGTGCGGGTGCGGCGCTTGAGGGGGTGCGCACCGACTCGCCGGAGGCCGGCTGGTACGAGCACTTCGGGCGCGCCCTGGCTCCGCTGCGCGGCGTGGGCGACAGCGACGAGAGCACGCTGCCCGGCTCCGTGCGCCTCCTGGACCTGCTGGGCGTCGAGCCACCGACGGCCGAGGCGGTGACGGCCGGCTGGTCGCTCGGCGGCCGCAGCACCAAGGCCGTCCTGGGTACCGGATACGACGGGCCGTTCGCCGTCGACCTGGTGCGGGACGGCCCGCACGCACTGATCGCGGGGACCACCGGTTCCGGCAAGTCGGAACTGCTGCAGACCCTGGTCGCCACCCTGGCGGTGGTCAACCGTCCCGACGAGATGACGTTCGTACTGGTCGACTACAAGGGCGGCAGCGCCTTCGCGGAGTGCGCCGACCTGCCCCACACCGTCGGACTGGTCACCGACCTCGACACCCATCTGGTGGAGCGGGCCCTGGTGTCCCTCGGGGCCGAACTGCGGCGCCGGGAGACACAGTTGGCCCAGGCGGGCGCCAAGGACATCGAGGACTACCTCGACAAGCGGTCCCGCGGCGGCGACGTACTGCCGCCCCTGCCGCGGCTGATGCTGGTCATCGACGAGTTCGCCTCCATGGTGCGGGAACTGCCCGACTTCATCTCGGGCCTGGTCAACATCGCGCAGCGCGGCCGGTCCCTGGGGATCCACCTGGTGCTGGCGACACAGCGGCCCGGCGGCGCCGTCACCCCGGACATCCGCGCCAACACCAATCTGCGGATCGCCCTGCGCACCACCGACACCACCGAGAGCCGGGACATCATCGACGCACCCGACTCCGGGGAGATCTCCCCGGCGACCCCGGGCCGCGCCTACGCCCGGCTCGGACCGTCGGCCCTGCTGCCGTTCCAGTCCGGCCGGGTCGGCGGGCGCCGGCCCGGCGGCGACCCCGCCGACGGCACACGGACCGTCATCCGGGCGGAGGCGGTGTCCTGGCAGGAGATCGGGGGTCCGCTGCCGCGCGGCGGAGCCCGTGGCGGGGCACGTCCCGCGCAGACCGAGGCCGTCACCGACCTGGCGGTCCTGACCGGCGCCGTCGCCCAGGCGGCACGGCTGTCCGGAATACCCCGGCAGACCAGTCCATGGCTGCCGCCGCTGCCCGGGCTCCTCGTCCGGACCCCGGAGACCGCGCCCGAGCCCGCCGCCGACCGCGCCGCCGCGCTGCCGGCCGTGGAGTACGGGATGGTCGACCTGCCGGCGCAGCAGACCCGTGCGCCGCTGGTGTTCGACCTCGACCGCTCCGGACATCTGCACATCATCGGATCGCCCCGCAGCGGGCGCTCCCAGACGCTGCGCACCCTGGCCGCGGCGCTCGCCGAGGCCCACGGCGCCGACGACGTGCATCTGTACGGCATCGACTGCGGCAACGGCGCGCTCAACGCGCTGACCTCGCTGCCGCACTGCGGTGCCGTCGTCGACCGCAACCAGACCGAGCGGCTCGGACGGCTCCTTGAGCGGCTCAACTCCGAGCTCACCGCCCGGCAGAGCATCCTGGGCGCGCGCGGCACCGCCGACCTGACCGAGCTGCGCTCGGCACAGAAGCCGGGCGAGCGGCTGCCCCACATCGTGCTGATGGTCGACCGGTTCGAGGTCTTCGAGCGCGAGTTCGCGGCCTACGACAACGGCAGCTATATGGAGCGCCTGGTCCGTCTGCTGCGCGACGGCGCGGGCGTCGGTGTGCATGTCGTCCTGGCCGGTGACCGGGTGCTCGGCGGCAGCCGGTTCTCCGGCACCACCGAGGACAAGATCGTCCTGCGGCTCAACGACCGCCAGGACTACTCCACCGTCGGCATCCCCACCAAATCCGCCCCCTCCGACCCCCTGCCGGGACGCGGTATCCGTACCCAGGACCTCAGCGAGGTGCAGATCGCGGTGCTGGGCGAGGACCTGGCCGGCACCGCTCAGGCCCAGGCCCTCACCGACCTCGGCCGGCGCCTGGGCGAGCGGGAGTCCGCAGTGCCCGCACAGCGGCTCCCGCTGCGCCTGGACGTCCTCCCCGACCGCATCGGCTACGCCGACGCCCTGACCCTGCACACCCACGGCGGGCCGATGCGGCCTCTGGTGGCGGTCGGCGGTGACACCCTCACCTCCCTCGGCCCCGATCTGGCGGACGTGCCGACCTTCGTCATCGCGGGGCCGCCGCGCACCGGCCGCAGCTCCGCGCTGCTGACCGCCGCGCACTCGCTGCTGGCGGCCGGCGCCGGTCTGATCGTTCTCGCCCCGCGCCGCTCGCCCCTGCGGCTGCTCCAGGGCCGCCCCGGTGTGGCCGCCCTCTTCACCGACGCGGAGGTGCCGGTCAACGACTTCCGTCAGGCGCTCGGCAATGTGCCGGAGGAGAACGGGGTGATCGTCGTGGACGACGCCGAATTGTTCATGGGCGCCGAGATCGACTCCGATCTGGCCCTGCTCGCCCGGGGCGGGGCCGGCACCGGCTGGGGCGTTCTGGCGGCCGGCAACGCCGAGTCGCTGTCGCTGAGCCTGGCGGGCTGGATGGGTCAGGTCAAACGCAACCGCACCGGCATGCTGCTGTCCCCGCAGGGGCTGAGCGACGGGGAGGTCATCGGGGTGAAGCTGACCCGGGGCGTCGTCGGGCAGGCGCCCCAGCCGGGCCGCGGTCTGCTGCATCTGGGGGACGGAACACTGCGAACGGTGCAGGTGCCGCTTCCGGAAACGGAGCTGTGA
- a CDS encoding WXG100 family type VII secretion target, with amino-acid sequence MPSYNVNSEETASTSQALLNDFAQLQDKLAEVKGKISNLLANGYSTPAAQQKFSPFFDEFAKGFDQVNQGLQGIGQYVKAVGDAFSQTDDQLGANLG; translated from the coding sequence ATGCCTTCCTACAACGTCAACTCCGAAGAGACCGCCTCGACCTCGCAGGCGCTCCTCAATGACTTCGCGCAGCTTCAGGACAAGCTCGCCGAGGTCAAGGGCAAGATCTCCAACCTGCTGGCCAACGGCTACAGCACGCCCGCCGCCCAGCAGAAGTTCTCCCCGTTCTTCGACGAGTTCGCCAAGGGGTTCGACCAGGTCAACCAGGGCCTGCAGGGGATCGGCCAGTACGTGAAGGCCGTCGGCGACGCCTTCTCGCAGACCGACGACCAGCTCGGCGCCAACCTCGGCTGA
- a CDS encoding sigma-70 family RNA polymerase sigma factor has product MNTTVVDAATAEHQAHLLQRLVTDHTKALLAYAEKLLNDRHTAEDVVQETFIRAWPNAERLYSTQGSVRGWLLTVTRNLVVDRMRSAASRHETVGAEDLDAFQPDHADGILTTVEAVTLLRRLSHEHREVLLHTYLCGRTVKETARILGIPAGTVKSRQHYALSSLRSKAAAVPRNRALPA; this is encoded by the coding sequence ATGAACACGACCGTTGTGGACGCCGCGACCGCCGAACACCAGGCGCACCTTCTGCAGAGGCTGGTCACCGACCACACCAAGGCGCTGCTCGCCTACGCCGAGAAACTGCTGAACGACCGCCACACGGCGGAGGACGTCGTGCAGGAGACCTTCATCCGGGCCTGGCCCAACGCGGAGCGGCTGTACAGCACGCAGGGTTCGGTGCGGGGCTGGCTCCTCACGGTCACCCGCAATCTGGTGGTCGACCGGATGCGCAGCGCGGCCTCCCGGCACGAGACGGTGGGCGCCGAGGACCTCGACGCGTTCCAGCCCGATCACGCCGACGGGATACTGACCACGGTCGAGGCGGTCACCCTGCTGCGCCGGCTGTCCCATGAGCACCGCGAGGTCCTTCTGCACACTTATCTGTGCGGCAGGACCGTGAAGGAGACGGCGCGGATCCTCGGCATACCGGCGGGCACCGTGAAGTCCCGTCAGCACTACGCCCTCAGCAGTCTGCGCAGCAAGGCCGCGGCGGTGCCCCGGAACAGGGCGCTGCCGGCGTGA
- a CDS encoding AfsR/SARP family transcriptional regulator translates to MLGPVRAWRGDVELELGPPKQRGLLALLLIQAGHPVAVHDIVDTLWGQAPPDSAVNVVQRHIGALRRLLEPELRARGHSRWLVRGAGGYRLEVEPDSLDLLRFRALRQEAARSAHAGSPARATELLIEALRLWRAPVASDITPEVRSHPAFTAVDREYLSAVKEAADLALTAGPELGAGVLVALRQAAAQHPLDEALHARLIVVLASTGYQAEALDLYRTLRARLVEDLGLEPGPELRSAHQRVLRQTVPSHAAPPAVPEESDPGPGEEPGTSVAAEGPPWTAATVPPAQLPPDLAVFTGRRRELAQVKALLPAPEERPSMVVISAIGGMVGIGKTTLAVHWAHQAADRFPDGQLYVDLRGFHPTGSIMSPGEAIGTFLEAFGVPTHRIPAGLDAQTALYRSLLADRRVLIVLDNARDSEHVRPLLPGAPGCLVIVTSRNQLHGLVVAEGAHSLTLDVLSEADALEFLSRRLGAGRIADEPRAATEIIALCEHLPLALAIVAARAAVNPAFSLAAVAAELRESQGSLDAFTAEAPVADARCAFSWSYNLLTPAAARMFRLLALHPGRECSLAAAASLAGRRPGQVRPALAELVRAHLISEPRPGHFTCHELLRAYGLELGEDQDTAEELYTARCRMLDHYLHSAHAADTVLAPSRDRIELSPRQAGVTTASFADQTGATDWLDGNLSAMLAAVELDARRGSGRHSWQLAVTLELYLDRNGRWQEQLTAQTTAATTARRLGDTRGQAHAHRALGFVTGRLERWDEADENLSRSLELFGDIGDAVGQARVHRYFALLANRRSDHGRALDHYGSAHALYRSAGHRSGEASVFNEIGWTYILLGQYGEALEECGRSLEAHRAIGDRNGEAAAWDSLGYAHHHLRQHDRALECYEHALALYRVIKDAYLEADTLTHIGDAHHAAGRPVEAALAWRQGLEILARIGHPDAALVCGRLTDLAPSSSSPEGAEDPGA, encoded by the coding sequence GTGCTGGGACCTGTTCGTGCCTGGCGCGGGGATGTCGAGCTGGAGCTGGGGCCGCCGAAGCAGCGCGGTCTGCTGGCCCTGCTGCTGATCCAGGCCGGCCATCCGGTGGCCGTCCACGACATCGTCGACACGCTGTGGGGGCAGGCCCCGCCGGACAGTGCCGTCAATGTGGTGCAGCGGCACATCGGGGCACTCCGGCGTCTGCTCGAACCCGAGCTGCGGGCCCGGGGCCACTCGCGATGGCTGGTGCGGGGAGCGGGCGGCTACCGCCTGGAGGTGGAGCCCGACTCACTGGACCTGCTGCGCTTCCGTGCCCTGCGCCAGGAGGCGGCCCGGTCGGCGCACGCCGGCAGCCCCGCGCGGGCCACCGAACTGCTGATCGAGGCCCTGAGGCTGTGGCGGGCGCCGGTGGCCTCGGACATCACGCCCGAGGTGCGCTCCCATCCGGCCTTCACCGCGGTGGACCGCGAGTACCTGTCCGCCGTCAAGGAGGCCGCCGACCTCGCGCTGACGGCCGGGCCGGAACTCGGCGCCGGAGTGCTGGTGGCGCTGAGGCAGGCCGCGGCCCAGCACCCCTTGGACGAAGCGCTGCACGCCCGGCTGATCGTGGTGCTCGCCTCCACCGGCTACCAGGCGGAGGCGCTGGACCTGTACCGGACCCTGCGTGCCCGGCTCGTGGAGGATCTGGGGCTGGAGCCGGGCCCCGAACTGCGCTCCGCCCACCAGCGGGTACTGCGCCAGACCGTCCCGTCCCACGCCGCGCCGCCCGCCGTGCCCGAGGAGAGCGACCCCGGGCCCGGGGAGGAGCCGGGAACGTCCGTCGCGGCGGAGGGGCCGCCGTGGACGGCAGCCACCGTGCCTCCCGCCCAGCTTCCCCCGGATCTGGCCGTCTTCACGGGCAGACGCAGGGAGCTGGCCCAGGTGAAGGCGCTGCTGCCCGCCCCGGAGGAACGCCCCTCCATGGTGGTGATCAGCGCGATCGGCGGGATGGTGGGCATCGGCAAGACCACACTGGCCGTGCACTGGGCGCACCAGGCCGCCGACCGGTTCCCCGACGGGCAGCTCTATGTCGATCTGCGGGGCTTCCATCCCACCGGCTCGATCATGAGCCCCGGTGAGGCGATAGGCACCTTCCTCGAGGCCTTCGGTGTGCCCACGCACCGTATCCCCGCGGGACTGGACGCGCAGACCGCGCTGTACCGCAGTCTGCTCGCCGACCGGCGGGTGCTGATCGTCCTGGACAACGCACGGGACAGCGAGCACGTCCGGCCCCTGCTGCCCGGGGCGCCCGGCTGTCTGGTCATCGTCACCAGCCGCAACCAGCTCCATGGCCTGGTGGTGGCGGAGGGCGCCCACAGCCTGACGCTGGACGTCCTGAGCGAGGCGGACGCGCTGGAGTTCCTGTCGCGGCGTCTCGGCGCCGGCCGGATCGCGGACGAGCCGCGCGCCGCCACGGAGATCATCGCCCTGTGCGAGCATCTGCCCCTGGCGCTGGCCATCGTCGCCGCCCGCGCCGCGGTGAATCCCGCCTTCTCGCTCGCGGCCGTCGCCGCCGAACTGCGCGAGAGCCAGGGCAGCCTCGACGCCTTCACCGCCGAGGCCCCGGTGGCGGACGCGCGCTGCGCCTTCTCCTGGTCCTACAACCTGCTCACCCCGGCGGCCGCACGGATGTTCAGGCTGCTCGCCCTGCACCCGGGCCGGGAGTGTTCGCTGGCCGCCGCCGCGAGTCTGGCGGGGCGGCGGCCGGGACAGGTCCGGCCGGCGCTCGCGGAACTGGTCCGGGCCCATCTGATCTCCGAGCCGAGACCCGGCCACTTCACCTGCCATGAACTGCTGCGCGCCTACGGACTGGAGCTCGGCGAGGACCAGGACACGGCGGAGGAGCTGTACACGGCCCGATGCCGGATGCTGGACCACTATCTGCACAGCGCGCATGCGGCGGACACCGTCCTGGCGCCCAGCCGGGACCGCATCGAGCTGAGCCCCCGGCAGGCCGGTGTGACCACGGCGTCCTTCGCCGATCAGACGGGTGCCACCGACTGGCTGGACGGCAATCTGTCCGCCATGCTCGCCGCCGTCGAACTGGACGCCCGCCGCGGGAGCGGCCGGCACAGCTGGCAGCTGGCCGTGACCCTGGAGCTCTATCTGGACCGCAACGGCCGCTGGCAGGAACAGCTCACCGCGCAGACCACGGCCGCGACCACCGCCCGACGGCTGGGCGACACACGTGGTCAGGCCCATGCGCACCGGGCGCTCGGCTTTGTCACCGGGCGGCTGGAGCGCTGGGACGAGGCGGACGAGAACCTGTCGCGGTCCCTGGAGCTGTTCGGGGACATCGGGGACGCGGTGGGGCAGGCCCGGGTGCACCGTTACTTCGCCCTGCTGGCCAATCGCCGTAGCGATCACGGCAGAGCGCTCGACCACTACGGGTCCGCTCATGCCCTGTACCGCTCGGCCGGGCACCGCAGCGGGGAGGCCAGCGTCTTCAACGAGATCGGCTGGACGTACATCCTGCTGGGTCAGTACGGCGAGGCGCTGGAGGAGTGCGGGCGGTCCCTCGAGGCCCACCGGGCGATCGGCGACCGCAACGGCGAGGCCGCGGCGTGGGACAGCCTCGGCTACGCCCATCACCATCTGCGCCAACACGACCGGGCGCTGGAGTGCTACGAGCACGCACTGGCCCTGTACCGCGTCATCAAGGACGCCTATCTGGAAGCCGACACCCTGACCCATATCGGCGACGCCCACCATGCGGCCGGGCGCCCCGTGGAAGCGGCGCTCGCCTGGCGCCAAGGGCTGGAGATCCTCGCCCGGATCGGGCACCCGGACGCCGCACTCGTCTGCGGCAGGCTGACGGACCTCGCCCCGTCCTCCTCGTCCCCCGAGGGCGCCGAGGATCCAGGCGCCTGA
- the ggt gene encoding gamma-glutamyltransferase, translated as MRHPLARSLTVLAVSVAVVSVGAAAPPPPARAPGKTPVAVGSGGAVASVDADATAAGIEILKKGGNAVDAAVATAAALGVTEPYSAGIGGGGYFVYYDAKTRTVRTIDGRETAPLTADSQLFTENGKPLAFADAVSSGLSVGTPGTPATWQKALDEWGSQRLGTVLKPAEKLASDGFTVDDTFRSQTASNETRFRYFPDTAKLFLPNGRLPVVGSTFKNPELARTYKELGSKGIDTIYRGALGKEIVATADKPPVDPASGWKARPGKLSTRDLAAYRAKLQAPTKTSYRGLDVYSIAPSSSGGTTVGEALNILERTDLSKASETQYLHRFIEASRIAFADRGRWVGDPSFEDVPTRQLLSQKFADSRACLIKDNAVLTSPLAPGDPRHPVACGAGGKAAPTTYEGENTTHLTVADKWGNVVSYTLTIEQTGGSGITVPGRGFLLNNELTDFSFAPADPAVHDPNLPGPGKRPRSSISPTIVLDRQGRPVVALGSPGGATIITTVLQTLTGFLDRHLPLVDAIAAPRASQRNAANTELEPGLYDSALRSRLEALGHSFSQNPEIGAATGVQRLPGGTWLAAAETVRRGGGSAMVVNPTR; from the coding sequence ATGCGTCACCCCCTCGCACGGAGTCTGACGGTGCTGGCGGTCTCGGTCGCCGTGGTGTCGGTGGGAGCGGCGGCGCCGCCCCCGCCCGCCAGGGCGCCGGGGAAGACGCCCGTGGCCGTCGGCTCCGGAGGCGCCGTGGCCAGCGTCGACGCGGACGCCACCGCCGCCGGCATCGAGATACTCAAGAAGGGCGGCAACGCGGTGGACGCGGCCGTCGCCACGGCCGCCGCGCTCGGTGTCACCGAGCCCTACTCCGCGGGCATCGGCGGAGGCGGCTACTTCGTCTACTACGACGCCAAGACCCGAACCGTGCGCACCATCGACGGCCGGGAGACGGCCCCGCTGACCGCGGACTCCCAGCTTTTCACGGAGAACGGCAAGCCGCTCGCCTTCGCCGACGCCGTCAGCAGCGGACTGAGCGTCGGTACCCCGGGCACCCCCGCCACCTGGCAGAAGGCGCTGGACGAGTGGGGCAGCCAACGGCTCGGCACCGTACTGAAACCGGCCGAGAAGCTCGCGAGCGACGGCTTCACCGTCGACGACACCTTCCGCTCCCAGACCGCCTCCAACGAGACCCGCTTCCGCTACTTCCCGGACACGGCCAAGCTGTTCCTGCCGAACGGGCGGCTGCCGGTCGTCGGCTCCACCTTCAAGAACCCCGAACTCGCCCGCACCTACAAGGAACTGGGCAGCAAGGGCATCGACACGATCTACCGCGGCGCTCTCGGCAAGGAGATCGTCGCCACGGCCGACAAGCCGCCGGTGGACCCGGCCTCCGGCTGGAAGGCCCGTCCGGGCAAGCTCTCCACCCGGGATCTCGCCGCCTACCGGGCCAAGCTCCAGGCGCCCACGAAGACCTCGTACCGGGGGCTCGACGTCTACTCGATCGCCCCCTCCTCCTCCGGCGGCACCACGGTCGGGGAGGCGCTCAACATTCTGGAGAGGACGGACCTCTCGAAGGCGAGCGAGACGCAGTATCTGCACCGCTTCATCGAGGCGAGCCGTATCGCCTTCGCGGACCGCGGACGCTGGGTCGGCGACCCCTCCTTCGAGGACGTGCCCACCCGACAGCTGCTCTCCCAGAAGTTCGCCGACTCACGCGCCTGCCTGATCAAGGACAACGCGGTGCTCACCAGCCCGCTCGCGCCCGGCGACCCGCGCCACCCGGTGGCCTGCGGGGCCGGCGGCAAGGCGGCCCCGACGACGTACGAGGGCGAGAACACCACGCACCTCACGGTCGCCGACAAGTGGGGCAACGTGGTCTCCTACACCCTCACCATCGAGCAGACCGGCGGCAGCGGTATTACCGTCCCGGGCCGGGGCTTCCTCCTCAACAACGAGCTGACCGACTTCTCCTTCGCGCCCGCCGACCCCGCCGTCCACGACCCGAATCTGCCGGGTCCGGGCAAGCGTCCGCGGTCCTCGATCTCACCCACGATCGTGCTGGACCGGCAGGGCCGCCCGGTCGTCGCGCTCGGCTCGCCCGGCGGCGCCACCATCATCACCACGGTGCTCCAGACTCTGACCGGGTTCCTCGACCGGCATCTGCCGCTGGTCGACGCGATCGCCGCCCCGCGCGCCAGCCAGCGCAACGCGGCCAACACGGAACTCGAACCCGGCCTCTACGACAGTGCCCTGCGCTCCCGGCTGGAGGCCCTCGGGCACTCGTTCAGCCAGAACCCGGAGATCGGCGCGGCCACCGGTGTGCAGCGACTGCCGGGCGGCACATGGCTGGCGGCCGCCGAGACCGTGCGGCGCGGCGGCGGATCCGCGATGGTGGTGAATCCGACACGCTGA